A genome region from Chryseobacterium indicum includes the following:
- a CDS encoding YchJ family protein, with protein sequence MNCPCCSGKSYEECCKPYHAGEKNAPTAEALMRSRFSAFAIPNGKYLMETTSPSKRQFHNTKDLQEWGEINEWTKLEIVNKPSMNKVEFKAFYTDENGENHIHHELSTFKMIQNRWFYVSGEFLD encoded by the coding sequence ATGAACTGTCCCTGCTGTTCCGGAAAATCTTACGAAGAATGCTGTAAACCTTATCACGCCGGAGAAAAAAATGCTCCGACCGCAGAAGCCTTGATGCGTTCAAGATTTTCGGCATTTGCGATTCCGAATGGTAAATATTTAATGGAAACCACTTCGCCGAGTAAAAGGCAGTTTCACAATACGAAAGACTTACAGGAATGGGGAGAAATTAATGAGTGGACAAAACTGGAAATTGTAAATAAACCTTCTATGAATAAAGTGGAATTCAAAGCTTTTTACACTGATGAAAACGGAGAAAACCATATTCATCACGAATTATCTACCTTTAAAATGATCCAAAACCGTTGGTTTTATGTGAGCGGTGAATTTCTTGATTAG
- a CDS encoding FKBP-type peptidyl-prolyl cis-trans isomerase yields the protein MTIENNHVVAVKYILHTIEPDGSKILVEETTAENPLTFLYGVGMMIPKFEQNIHGLQAGDKADFTIKPEEAYGERQPDAIAQLPIDMFQEAGIPPVGAILPLSDNQGNNFQAIVVEVTPEAVVADLNHPMAGKTLDFQVEILNTRPATEEELSHGHAHGVDGNEAH from the coding sequence ATGACAATCGAAAACAATCACGTTGTAGCTGTAAAGTATATCCTACATACTATTGAGCCGGATGGAAGTAAAATTCTTGTAGAAGAAACAACAGCAGAAAATCCACTTACATTTTTGTATGGAGTAGGAATGATGATTCCAAAATTTGAACAGAATATCCACGGCTTACAGGCTGGAGATAAAGCTGATTTTACGATTAAGCCTGAAGAAGCGTATGGTGAAAGACAGCCTGATGCAATTGCTCAGTTGCCGATCGATATGTTTCAAGAAGCAGGAATTCCACCTGTAGGAGCAATTTTACCATTGTCCGACAATCAGGGAAATAACTTTCAGGCAATTGTGGTTGAGGTAACTCCGGAAGCTGTAGTAGCAGATCTTAATCACCCGATGGCTGGGAAAACGTTAGATTTTCAGGTTGAAATCTTAAACACACGTCCTGCGACAGAAGAAGAGTTGTCTCACGGTCACGCTCACGGAGTAGACGGAAACGAAGCTCACTAA
- a CDS encoding VF530 family DNA-binding protein produces the protein MEQQSKDPLHGKRLDAILEELVEYYNGFEKLGEQINIRCFTDNPSINSSLKFLRKTDWARAKVESLYLFVQREKKRSERKKDK, from the coding sequence ATGGAACAACAATCTAAAGATCCCCTTCACGGAAAAAGACTAGATGCCATTCTTGAAGAACTGGTAGAATATTATAACGGTTTTGAAAAACTTGGTGAACAGATCAATATCCGATGTTTTACAGACAATCCCAGTATTAATTCTTCTCTGAAATTTTTAAGAAAAACCGACTGGGCAAGAGCCAAAGTGGAAAGTTTATACCTTTTTGTACAGAGAGAAAAAAAACGCAGCGAAAGAAAAAAAGACAAATAG
- a CDS encoding sensor histidine kinase, whose protein sequence is MKKLLPHIILIPLLLTIPIVSSPDFDGTLSVFRVPPFQREFIRFVLVIIFFYVNLNIFLPKFYRQKKHIAFLIYSSISFGVMVFLPYYLSSGNNFTSVPSQMHKEPQEMPPHNNLFPQPPMDGRSPFDNSGPKRNDSSYPQIIFASLLPFLFSFLSSFFIYRSNEKEELEKLKAKAELLNLKYQLQPHFLFNILNSIYSLALLKSDDTPEGILKLSNVMRYVVQESSKDFVELSQEIEYIKDYISLQLIRTDSSLDFSYTDIGETQGLKIAPFILVNFIENAFKYGFNAEKNSKISVKAVVQEGILNFNVFNNIVNENITDESSLKVGLKNTIEHLQQIYGEKQTLVINNDRKTYEVDLKINLI, encoded by the coding sequence ATGAAAAAGCTTTTACCGCATATTATCCTCATTCCTCTACTTCTCACCATCCCGATTGTTTCTTCTCCGGATTTTGACGGGACACTGTCTGTCTTCAGGGTTCCTCCTTTTCAAAGGGAGTTTATTCGTTTTGTGCTGGTGATTATCTTTTTTTATGTAAATCTTAACATTTTTCTTCCGAAATTTTACCGGCAGAAAAAACATATTGCTTTTCTAATCTATAGTTCAATATCTTTCGGTGTAATGGTGTTTTTACCTTATTATTTATCATCAGGAAATAATTTTACGAGTGTTCCCTCTCAAATGCATAAGGAACCACAAGAAATGCCTCCCCACAATAATTTATTTCCGCAGCCACCTATGGATGGAAGATCTCCTTTTGATAATTCCGGTCCCAAACGAAATGACAGTTCTTACCCTCAGATAATTTTTGCTTCACTGCTGCCATTTCTTTTTTCGTTCTTATCCTCATTCTTTATTTATAGAAGTAATGAGAAAGAGGAACTGGAAAAATTAAAGGCAAAAGCTGAACTGTTGAATTTAAAATACCAGCTACAGCCTCATTTTCTGTTCAATATTTTGAATTCTATCTATTCTCTGGCTTTGTTAAAATCTGACGATACACCTGAAGGAATTTTAAAACTTTCTAATGTAATGCGTTATGTGGTGCAGGAAAGCAGTAAAGATTTTGTTGAATTAAGTCAGGAAATCGAATACATAAAAGATTATATTTCGCTTCAGCTGATAAGAACAGACAGCAGTTTAGATTTTTCCTATACGGATATCGGAGAAACGCAGGGATTGAAAATTGCGCCTTTTATTTTGGTTAATTTTATCGAAAATGCATTTAAATACGGTTTTAATGCAGAAAAAAATTCTAAAATTTCTGTAAAAGCCGTTGTTCAGGAAGGTATTTTAAATTTTAATGTATTCAATAATATTGTGAACGAAAACATAACGGATGAAAGCAGCCTGAAAGTGGGACTGAAAAATACGATTGAACATCTGCAGCAGATTTATGGAGAAAAACAGACTCTCGTAATAAATAATGACAGAAAAACGTACGAAGTAGATTTAAAAATTAATTTAATCTGA
- a CDS encoding LytR/AlgR family response regulator transcription factor, translated as MIKAIALDDEILALKIIENYAGKIENLSLEKTFNIQSDAQKHLNKYHVDLIFLDIEMPSRNGMDFYKSISQNTKVIFTTAYSEYAVDAFSINAIDYLLKPFSFDRFKAAVDKVKVNNESADVKYLSIRADYKLHKINFDDIILIEGLDDYIQIHLTDHSKITARSSMKNILEKLSEKDFVRVHRSYIVPVNLIKMIVNQNIHIGEFIIPIGETYKDAVMKLVNK; from the coding sequence ATGATAAAAGCGATTGCACTGGATGATGAGATTCTCGCTCTTAAAATTATTGAAAATTATGCCGGAAAAATTGAAAATCTTTCTCTGGAAAAAACTTTCAATATACAAAGCGATGCACAGAAGCACCTCAACAAATATCATGTTGATCTGATTTTTCTGGATATCGAAATGCCTTCCAGAAACGGAATGGATTTTTATAAAAGTATTTCTCAGAATACAAAAGTCATTTTCACCACTGCTTATTCTGAATATGCGGTGGATGCTTTCAGTATCAATGCGATAGATTATTTATTAAAACCTTTTTCTTTTGATCGATTTAAAGCGGCTGTGGATAAAGTAAAAGTGAATAATGAATCTGCTGATGTAAAATATCTTTCCATCCGTGCAGATTATAAACTTCACAAAATTAACTTTGATGATATTATTTTGATCGAAGGTTTAGACGATTACATTCAGATTCATCTTACAGATCATTCCAAGATTACCGCACGTTCTTCTATGAAAAATATTCTGGAAAAACTTTCAGAAAAAGATTTTGTAAGAGTACACCGTTCTTATATTGTTCCCGTAAACCTGATTAAAATGATTGTAAACCAGAATATCCATATTGGGGAATTTATCATTCCGATTGGAGAAACGTATAAAGATGCAGTGATGAAATTGGTAAATAAATGA
- a CDS encoding intradiol ring-cleavage dioxygenase: MKTIDRKGFLKTLGLAGVTAVAAPILIHCGSDDDIADTTTGSSSGSGSSSGSSSTGCSVTNSETEGPFPTKSPSTLVQTNIVGDRTGVPFTITITIQNTNASCANLQGAIVDIWHCDKEGNYSEYGGTAMQSANYTSYHFLRGRQTTDANGKVSFTSIFPGWYSGRATHIHVHIYNSVGQSLLVTQIAFPEGSDSAVVQVASSTGYKGMSGYTYNASDNVFSDGTSNEMSTITGSVSAGYALTHTIKVSA, encoded by the coding sequence ATGAAAACAATAGACAGAAAAGGGTTTTTAAAAACTCTTGGTTTGGCAGGTGTTACTGCGGTAGCAGCTCCTATTTTGATACATTGCGGAAGTGATGACGATATCGCGGATACCACAACGGGCTCATCTTCAGGTTCAGGTTCTTCTTCCGGATCATCTTCAACAGGATGTTCTGTTACCAATTCCGAGACTGAAGGTCCTTTTCCTACAAAATCACCTTCAACACTTGTACAGACTAATATTGTAGGAGACAGAACGGGTGTTCCGTTCACGATTACAATTACCATTCAGAATACCAATGCAAGCTGTGCCAATCTTCAGGGAGCTATCGTTGATATCTGGCATTGTGATAAAGAAGGAAATTATTCTGAATATGGAGGAACAGCGATGCAGTCTGCCAATTATACGTCTTACCATTTCCTTAGAGGAAGGCAGACAACCGATGCGAACGGAAAAGTTTCTTTCACAAGTATATTTCCGGGATGGTACAGCGGAAGAGCCACTCACATTCATGTTCACATTTATAATTCTGTAGGGCAGTCTCTTTTGGTAACGCAGATTGCATTTCCTGAAGGCAGTGACAGCGCAGTGGTTCAGGTAGCCTCAAGTACAGGATATAAAGGAATGAGCGGATATACTTATAATGCAAGTGATAATGTATTCAGCGACGGAACGTCTAACGAGATGTCTACAATTACCGGAAGTGTAAGCGCAGGTTACGCTCTTACTCATACAATAAAAGTTTCGGCTTAA
- a CDS encoding T9SS type A sorting domain-containing protein, whose translation MDRKKFLKNSFGLAGIAVAAPVLLRSEIFHEEMLPEKSSQNVLTCSVTNSETEGPFPTHTPSSLVQTNIVGDRTGVAFTMNIYIKNTNGNCAAYQGVLVDVWHCDKDGNYSEYGGTAMQAANYTNNHFLRGRQTTDANGLVSFTSIFPGWYQSRATHIHVHIYKADGTSLLVTQIAFPEGTSSAVYNVNVNGTSYGYTKGMTGYTYNASDNVFSDGTSNEMSTITGSLSAGYILTHTIYVAGAVLGTQEAANTKNFNVGQNYPNPFREETVFPITLNERSTISIELFDVSGKKLFSVIDKQKLASGSQQIKMTKNQLKSGMYVAKITIDNTKGTFTENLKVLVN comes from the coding sequence ATGGACAGAAAAAAATTTTTAAAAAACTCATTCGGACTGGCAGGAATAGCTGTTGCTGCACCTGTTCTTCTACGATCGGAAATTTTTCATGAGGAAATGCTGCCGGAAAAGTCTTCTCAAAATGTTTTAACCTGCAGTGTAACCAATTCGGAAACAGAGGGTCCTTTTCCTACGCATACTCCTTCGAGCCTTGTACAAACCAATATTGTGGGAGACAGAACCGGAGTTGCCTTTACGATGAATATTTATATAAAAAATACCAACGGAAACTGCGCTGCCTATCAAGGAGTTCTGGTAGACGTTTGGCACTGTGATAAAGACGGCAACTATTCCGAGTACGGAGGTACGGCAATGCAGGCTGCAAATTACACCAACAATCATTTTCTCCGCGGAAGACAGACAACGGATGCAAACGGACTTGTAAGTTTCACGAGCATATTTCCGGGATGGTATCAGAGCAGAGCCACCCACATTCATGTTCATATTTACAAAGCAGACGGAACTTCTCTTCTGGTTACTCAGATTGCTTTTCCGGAAGGAACAAGCAGTGCTGTTTATAATGTGAATGTCAACGGAACTTCATACGGCTATACAAAAGGTATGACAGGATATACTTATAATGCCAGTGACAATGTATTTTCAGACGGAACCAGCAATGAGATGAGTACGATAACAGGGTCTTTATCAGCAGGATATATTTTAACTCATACCATTTATGTAGCAGGAGCCGTTTTAGGAACTCAGGAAGCAGCAAACACCAAAAATTTTAATGTGGGACAAAATTATCCAAATCCTTTCAGAGAAGAGACGGTTTTTCCAATTACCCTCAACGAAAGATCAACAATAAGTATTGAACTGTTTGATGTAAGCGGAAAAAAACTTTTCAGTGTGATCGACAAGCAAAAACTTGCATCTGGAAGTCAGCAGATCAAAATGACCAAAAACCAATTAAAATCCGGAATGTATGTAGCAAAAATTACTATTGATAATACGAAAGGAACGTTTACAGAGAATCTTAAAGTTCTTGTAAACTGA
- a CDS encoding LLM class flavin-dependent oxidoreductase, giving the protein MELGIGMFGDLAFDQTTGKYKDAGVKVREILEQIKFMDEVGIDVFAMGEHHRPDYAVSSPEIVLAAAASITKNIKLASGVTVLSSSEPVKVYEDFSTLDLISDGRAEIFVGRGSFIESFPLYGYSLNDYEELFDEKLDLLLKINSQENVTWKGKLRAPMQNQTVYPRAKNEGKLPIWRAVGGTPQSVLSAAELGMPLVVAIIGGMPVQFRNLIEFYKQEYKKAGHDVSKMQIAVHSHTFVSDDPEVIEGYFHNYKSQMDRIGSSRGWAPYTKMQYDGGRSKEGALFIGNPKEVADKIAYLKEIFGITRFIGHMDVGAPEHNIMMKSIELFGKEVKPLIQDL; this is encoded by the coding sequence ATGGAATTAGGAATAGGAATGTTTGGCGATCTTGCTTTCGACCAGACAACAGGAAAATATAAAGATGCAGGTGTAAAGGTCCGTGAAATTCTGGAGCAGATAAAATTCATGGATGAGGTGGGAATTGATGTTTTTGCCATGGGAGAACATCACCGTCCCGATTATGCGGTTTCTTCTCCGGAAATTGTTCTGGCTGCAGCGGCAAGTATTACAAAAAATATAAAATTAGCGAGTGGTGTTACGGTTTTAAGTTCATCAGAACCTGTAAAAGTATATGAAGATTTCTCCACTCTGGATTTAATTTCAGACGGTCGTGCTGAAATTTTCGTGGGGAGAGGAAGTTTCATTGAATCATTTCCCTTATATGGATATTCTTTAAACGATTATGAGGAACTTTTTGATGAAAAATTAGACTTACTGCTTAAAATCAATTCTCAGGAAAATGTAACCTGGAAAGGAAAACTTCGTGCACCGATGCAGAATCAGACGGTTTATCCGAGAGCAAAAAATGAAGGAAAGCTGCCCATCTGGAGAGCAGTCGGCGGAACCCCGCAGTCGGTTTTAAGTGCGGCAGAATTGGGAATGCCTTTGGTGGTAGCAATTATTGGAGGAATGCCGGTGCAATTCAGAAATTTAATTGAATTCTACAAGCAGGAATACAAAAAAGCGGGACACGACGTTTCAAAAATGCAGATTGCCGTTCATTCGCATACTTTTGTAAGTGATGATCCGGAAGTGATTGAAGGGTATTTCCACAATTATAAATCGCAGATGGACAGAATAGGTTCTTCCAGAGGTTGGGCTCCTTACACCAAAATGCAGTATGACGGCGGAAGAAGCAAAGAAGGAGCGTTGTTTATCGGTAATCCTAAAGAAGTGGCAGATAAAATTGCTTACCTGAAAGAAATTTTCGGTATCACAAGATTTATTGGACACATGGATGTGGGAGCTCCGGAGCATAATATTATGATGAAATCTATTGAGTTGTTTGGAAAAGAAGTAAAACCACTCATCCAAGATCTTTAA
- a CDS encoding acyltransferase family protein: MNFTKKGRVHFHTFDSLRFLSFLLVFLRHSPVPEDSFLYYFSKEGGIGVSFFFVLSGFLITYILILEKINNNGTIPLKKFFTRRILRIWPLYYAMVLFAICTPFILDFFNISYSNEGYQPNWWFTLTFLENYMEMYTNQLPNVSPITVIWSLCIEEHFYIFWGLAFYFISLKNIPKLILGSIVFSFIMQIVYGKLKIPTLDLFTNIHYFAFGAIPAYIFVFREDLIKRLETISAVYKYSYAFLVLAFVIFIGNSKIISNPALISFLLSVLFSGLILSTLGTKNVFKISDKSILAKLGKYTYGLYLFHTILLMFFIRMGSMFNLNWISVVLLSFISSVVCAVLSYHLFEKQFLKLKDKVQV, from the coding sequence ATGAACTTCACCAAAAAAGGCAGAGTACACTTTCACACGTTCGATTCGTTGAGGTTTCTGTCTTTTTTATTGGTTTTTCTACGCCATTCCCCTGTTCCCGAAGATAGTTTTTTATACTATTTTTCCAAAGAAGGGGGGATTGGTGTTTCTTTTTTTTTCGTACTGAGCGGTTTCCTCATCACCTATATTCTTATTCTCGAAAAAATAAACAATAACGGAACAATTCCGCTGAAAAAGTTCTTTACGAGAAGAATTTTAAGAATATGGCCGCTTTATTATGCCATGGTACTTTTTGCGATATGTACGCCTTTTATTCTTGATTTTTTTAATATTTCCTATTCCAACGAAGGATATCAGCCAAATTGGTGGTTTACCCTTACTTTTCTGGAAAATTATATGGAGATGTATACCAATCAGCTTCCCAATGTATCGCCGATTACGGTGATCTGGTCTTTGTGTATCGAGGAGCATTTTTACATTTTCTGGGGACTGGCGTTTTATTTCATTTCTCTTAAAAATATTCCGAAACTTATTCTGGGAAGTATTGTTTTTTCATTCATCATGCAGATCGTGTATGGAAAATTAAAAATTCCGACTTTAGATCTCTTTACCAATATTCATTATTTTGCTTTTGGAGCCATTCCTGCATATATTTTTGTCTTTAGAGAAGATCTAATTAAAAGGCTTGAAACAATTTCTGCTGTTTACAAATACAGTTATGCTTTTTTGGTATTGGCATTTGTTATTTTTATAGGGAATTCAAAAATAATTTCAAATCCGGCTCTGATTTCATTTCTTTTGAGTGTTTTATTTTCAGGGTTAATTTTATCTACTTTAGGAACAAAAAATGTTTTTAAAATTTCAGATAAAAGTATTTTAGCAAAACTTGGAAAGTACACGTATGGACTGTATCTTTTTCACACTATATTGCTCATGTTTTTTATAAGAATGGGAAGCATGTTTAATTTAAACTGGATTTCAGTGGTACTTCTATCATTTATTTCTTCTGTTGTATGTGCCGTACTTTCTTATCATCTTTTCGAAAAACAGTTTTTAAAACTTAAAGATAAAGTCCAAGTGTAA
- a CDS encoding S9 family peptidase, which produces MKLYKLSLWMLVFGGSTFAQTQKYTMAEAVNGMRTNLAVKNISQFSWSADGKSYIQAVKGGYLIADLKTNKQDTLVSLSQLNKNLTDNKFKAVPQIKFISNSQGYFNSGGKMVWVEKSGSDWKTKNSVALDENAANMKIFGDNQTFAFTVKNNLFVNKNGKTIAVTNDTDENILNGASNVHRNEFGIDTGIFPAPNSESVAFYRMDQTMVADYPIIDWSVTPAVNHNIKYPMAGKTSHQVTLGVFNIKTQNTTFLNIEGEKDQYLTAVTWSPDSKYIFVGVLNRGQNYLKMNQYDASTGNLVKTLFEETSDKYVEPQHPLTFFPNSNTDFIWQSQRTGYNHLFHYNLEKGLVAQITKGDWLVTDILGFNEKKKEIYFTSTKETPLEKHLYRINWTNFKMQRMDNAEGVHSGVLSSDGNFLYDVYSNADTPRVANIINTNTLKTNNLLTAENTLKNYQRPEIKNINLKADDGTILYGKMILPTNFDQNKKYPVIVYLYNGPHLQLITNSFPASGNLWYEYMAQNGYIIFTMDGRGSSNRGLKFEQAVFRNLGTTEMNDQMKGVEYLKSLPYVDSERMGIHGWSFGGFMTTSFMLRKPDVFKVGVAGGPVIDWSMYEIMYGERYMDTPQENPQGYATANLLDKVQNLKGKLLMIHGAQDDVVVWQHSIKFIKSAVDNGVQLDYFVYPGHPHNVIGKDRVHLMQKVTDYFDQNLKK; this is translated from the coding sequence ATGAAATTATATAAATTATCTTTATGGATGCTGGTTTTTGGAGGTAGTACATTTGCTCAGACCCAAAAATACACAATGGCGGAGGCAGTTAACGGAATGAGAACCAACTTAGCCGTTAAAAACATCTCGCAGTTTTCATGGTCTGCAGATGGAAAATCTTATATTCAGGCGGTAAAAGGCGGGTATTTAATCGCCGATCTGAAAACCAACAAACAGGATACGCTGGTTTCTTTATCTCAGTTGAATAAGAATTTAACAGACAATAAATTCAAAGCAGTTCCACAGATTAAATTCATCAGCAATTCTCAGGGATATTTCAATTCCGGCGGAAAAATGGTATGGGTAGAAAAATCCGGCAGCGACTGGAAAACAAAAAATTCTGTTGCTTTGGACGAAAATGCTGCCAATATGAAGATTTTTGGGGATAACCAGACTTTTGCATTTACGGTAAAGAATAATTTATTTGTTAATAAAAACGGAAAAACCATTGCAGTAACCAATGATACCGATGAAAATATTCTGAATGGAGCTTCCAATGTTCACCGAAACGAATTCGGAATTGATACCGGAATTTTCCCGGCTCCAAATTCTGAAAGTGTAGCGTTCTATAGAATGGATCAGACGATGGTTGCTGATTATCCGATTATCGACTGGTCTGTAACTCCTGCTGTAAATCACAATATCAAATATCCGATGGCGGGAAAAACGTCTCATCAGGTAACTCTGGGAGTTTTCAATATTAAAACTCAGAACACAACTTTCTTAAATATCGAAGGCGAAAAAGATCAGTATTTAACGGCTGTTACCTGGAGTCCGGATTCAAAGTATATTTTTGTAGGCGTTCTGAACAGAGGACAGAATTACCTGAAAATGAATCAATATGATGCTTCGACAGGAAATTTAGTAAAAACTTTATTCGAAGAAACCAGTGATAAATATGTGGAACCTCAACATCCTTTAACGTTCTTCCCGAATTCCAATACAGATTTCATCTGGCAGAGCCAGAGAACAGGATATAATCATTTATTTCACTACAATCTTGAAAAAGGACTCGTTGCACAGATTACAAAGGGAGATTGGCTGGTAACGGATATTTTAGGTTTCAATGAAAAGAAAAAAGAAATCTATTTTACCTCCACGAAAGAGACTCCGCTGGAAAAGCATTTGTACAGAATCAACTGGACGAATTTTAAGATGCAGAGAATGGATAACGCAGAAGGAGTTCACTCCGGAGTGTTAAGCAGCGACGGAAATTTCCTGTATGATGTCTACAGCAACGCCGATACACCAAGAGTTGCCAACATCATCAACACAAACACTTTAAAGACAAACAATCTTCTGACTGCTGAAAATACACTGAAAAATTATCAGCGTCCGGAAATTAAAAATATCAACTTAAAAGCCGACGACGGAACAATTTTGTATGGAAAAATGATTCTTCCCACCAATTTTGACCAGAATAAAAAATATCCGGTGATTGTTTATCTATACAACGGTCCGCATTTGCAGCTTATTACCAATTCTTTCCCTGCATCCGGAAATCTTTGGTACGAATACATGGCGCAAAATGGATACATCATTTTTACGATGGACGGAAGAGGTTCTTCTAACCGTGGGTTAAAATTCGAGCAGGCTGTTTTCAGAAATCTGGGAACAACAGAAATGAACGACCAGATGAAAGGAGTAGAGTATTTAAAATCTCTTCCTTACGTAGATTCCGAAAGAATGGGAATTCACGGATGGAGCTTCGGAGGATTTATGACAACGAGTTTCATGCTTCGTAAGCCGGATGTTTTCAAAGTAGGGGTTGCTGGAGGACCTGTAATCGACTGGAGTATGTACGAGATCATGTATGGCGAAAGATACATGGATACTCCGCAGGAAAATCCACAAGGTTATGCAACAGCCAATCTTCTGGATAAAGTTCAGAATCTGAAAGGAAAATTATTAATGATTCACGGAGCGCAGGATGATGTTGTGGTTTGGCAGCATTCGATTAAATTCATTAAATCCGCGGTTGATAATGGTGTTCAGTTGGACTATTTTGTATATCCGGGACATCCGCACAACGTGATCGGAAAAGACAGAGTGCATCTTATGCAGAAAGTAACAGATTATTTTGATCAGAATCTGAAAAAATAA
- a CDS encoding YceI family protein: protein MATKWNLDPAHSEITFKVKHMMISNIKGNFTDFTAEIDAEDDTFANAKTTATIQTASISTHNTDRDNHLRSAEFFNAEANPTITFESSALNNEVTGNLTINGITKPVTLDVDFNGINVDPWGNTKAGFSFEGKINRKDFGLNWNAALEAGGVMVSEEVKIAGELQFVKQA, encoded by the coding sequence ATGGCAACAAAATGGAACCTAGACCCTGCTCACAGTGAAATTACTTTTAAAGTAAAACATATGATGATCTCTAATATTAAAGGAAACTTTACAGATTTTACGGCTGAAATCGATGCGGAAGACGATACTTTTGCGAATGCTAAAACAACGGCAACTATTCAGACAGCATCCATCTCTACGCACAATACAGACAGAGATAACCATTTAAGATCGGCTGAATTCTTTAACGCTGAAGCCAATCCAACGATTACTTTCGAATCTTCTGCTTTGAACAATGAAGTAACAGGAAATTTAACGATTAACGGAATTACGAAGCCTGTAACACTTGATGTGGATTTCAACGGAATTAATGTTGATCCGTGGGGAAATACAAAGGCTGGTTTCTCTTTCGAAGGGAAAATCAACAGAAAAGATTTCGGACTGAACTGGAATGCTGCTCTTGAAGCGGGAGGTGTAATGGTAAGCGAAGAAGTAAAAATCGCCGGAGAATTACAGTTTGTAAAACAAGCATAA
- the ygiD gene encoding 4,5-DOPA dioxygenase extradiol: protein MNLNDLQNISENFNNTEKMPVLFLGHGSPMNAIEENQFVQGFRRAAAEIPKPNAILCISAHWFTQGTKVTAMEMPRTIHDFGGFPQALFDVQYPAPGNPELAKETVELLAPVVVEEDHNWGLDHGAWSVIKHMYPNADIPVIQMSIDYTRSPQYHFDLAKRLNKLREKGILIIGSGNIVHNLRLIDWKNINTVGAGWDWAIETREKTNNWLLDGNFRNIIDYQKQGTSLQYAVPSPDHYLPLIYTLGLKEKSESLSLFNDELIGGSLSMTSVRIG, encoded by the coding sequence ATGAACCTCAACGATTTACAAAACATCAGCGAAAATTTTAATAATACCGAGAAAATGCCTGTTCTTTTTCTGGGACACGGTTCGCCGATGAATGCTATTGAAGAAAACCAATTTGTACAGGGTTTTCGAAGAGCTGCGGCTGAAATTCCGAAACCGAATGCCATTCTCTGTATTTCGGCACACTGGTTTACACAGGGAACGAAAGTAACGGCAATGGAAATGCCGAGAACGATTCATGATTTTGGAGGTTTTCCGCAGGCTTTGTTTGATGTACAGTATCCGGCTCCGGGAAATCCTGAACTGGCAAAAGAAACTGTAGAATTACTGGCTCCGGTTGTGGTGGAAGAAGATCATAATTGGGGACTGGATCATGGAGCATGGTCGGTGATTAAACATATGTATCCGAATGCAGATATTCCTGTTATTCAGATGAGTATTGATTATACAAGATCTCCGCAATATCATTTTGATTTAGCTAAGAGACTTAATAAGCTCCGCGAAAAAGGAATTTTAATTATCGGAAGCGGAAATATTGTTCATAATTTGAGACTGATCGACTGGAAAAACATCAATACCGTCGGCGCCGGCTGGGACTGGGCGATTGAAACCAGAGAGAAAACCAACAACTGGCTTTTGGACGGAAATTTCCGGAACATCATCGATTACCAGAAGCAGGGAACTTCGCTGCAATATGCAGTTCCTTCTCCTGATCACTATCTTCCTCTGATCTATACTTTAGGACTGAAGGAGAAATCTGAAAGCCTCAGTTTATTTAATGATGAATTAATTGGAGGATCTCTGAGTATGACGAGCGTGAGAATAGGATAA